Proteins found in one Candidatus Saccharibacteria bacterium genomic segment:
- the dnaA gene encoding chromosomal replication initiator protein DnaA yields MEGQNNHNLSTVWRLCLGELQADLSSSQYIWLRNSDLDSSDPSSSSYILILNSSFAQKFAKDKLNNKIVAVLSKKLGQTNIKLSYQTSNQKQNPTSDILLNQNQPQTHLQIKTNGLLDKYTFDNFVVGSSNNLAYAAALHVSQNPGERYNPLFIYGPPGVGKTHLLWAIKSSLKQAFPDINSHYITSEDFTNEFISAIKKGQKFTDKYRKADLLLVDDMQFIAGKDATQEEFFHTFNALYHANKQIVLTSDRPPGEIPTLEERLRSRFEGGMVADIQLPNYETREAIVSNTAKSTEVSISQEIISLVAETVKSNIRDLEGAVKKIGAHQSIKERSLTSQEVSIILGVSNQKRRLKPRQVLERVAEYFEVSVNDILGQKRSREIAYPRQMAMYLFYYDFNMSYPQIATIIGNRDHTTILYGVKKIKKQLDQDQAEIKSDRDTLKELINN; encoded by the coding sequence ATGGAGGGGCAAAACAATCACAATCTTTCTACCGTTTGGCGACTATGCTTGGGTGAGTTACAGGCTGATCTCAGTAGTAGTCAATACATCTGGCTCAGAAATTCTGACCTAGACTCTTCTGACCCATCTTCATCTAGTTATATCCTGATTCTTAATAGTAGTTTTGCCCAGAAATTTGCAAAAGATAAGTTAAACAATAAAATAGTTGCTGTTCTTAGTAAAAAACTTGGACAAACCAATATCAAGCTTAGCTACCAAACCAGCAACCAAAAACAAAACCCTACTAGCGATATTCTCTTAAACCAAAATCAACCACAAACCCATCTACAAATCAAGACTAATGGGTTACTTGATAAGTATACTTTTGACAATTTTGTGGTTGGGTCAAGCAATAATCTCGCCTATGCTGCCGCTCTTCATGTCTCACAGAACCCAGGTGAGCGCTATAATCCTCTATTTATCTATGGTCCACCCGGCGTTGGTAAGACTCACTTACTCTGGGCAATCAAATCAAGTCTCAAGCAAGCTTTTCCTGATATCAACAGTCATTATATTACTTCTGAAGACTTTACTAATGAATTCATTTCAGCAATCAAGAAAGGACAAAAATTTACCGACAAATACCGCAAGGCTGATTTATTACTAGTAGATGATATGCAATTTATTGCCGGAAAAGATGCCACCCAGGAAGAGTTCTTTCACACCTTCAATGCCCTCTATCATGCCAACAAACAGATTGTCCTGACCTCAGATAGGCCTCCTGGAGAGATTCCGACACTAGAAGAGAGGTTACGTTCAAGATTTGAGGGCGGAATGGTGGCGGATATTCAATTACCAAACTACGAAACCCGCGAAGCAATTGTTAGTAATACGGCAAAATCTACCGAGGTTAGTATTAGTCAAGAGATTATTTCTTTAGTTGCAGAAACGGTCAAATCTAACATTCGCGACCTAGAGGGTGCTGTAAAAAAAATTGGAGCTCATCAATCAATCAAGGAAAGGTCTTTGACTTCTCAGGAAGTATCAATAATACTTGGTGTATCAAACCAAAAAAGACGCCTAAAACCTAGACAGGTCTTAGAACGTGTTGCTGAATACTTTGAAGTATCCGTTAATGATATATTGGGTCAAAAAAGAAGTCGCGAGATTGCCTATCCAAGGCAGATGGCAATGTATCTATTCTATTATGACTTTAATATGAGTTATCCTCAAATCGCTACAATCATTGGTAATCGTGATCACACTACTATACTTTATGGCGTTAAGAAAATCAAAAAACAATTAGATCAAGATCAAGCTGAGATTAAAAGTGATAGAGATACTTTAAAGGAACTTATCAACAACTAA
- the rpmH gene encoding 50S ribosomal protein L34: protein MSLTYRAKKRKRLRKHGFFKRMSTRAGKAILARRRNKQRKRITV from the coding sequence ATGAGTCTAACCTATAGAGCAAAGAAACGTAAACGCCTGCGTAAGCATGGATTCTTTAAGAGGATGTCAACCCGTGCGGGTAAAGCAATTCTTGCTAGAAGAAGAAATAAACAAAGAAAGAGAATAACAGTTTAA
- the rnpA gene encoding ribonuclease P protein component, which produces MLARNQRLRDSGSIQRTLRKSKKVDIVWANIYISKTKIRNTRGAVIVSKKVSKKAIIRNRIRRKIYEQIRQTIREQPLSCDIVLVVKQEISQLDSKIIGRDLIGGLGKGLDFNVDGGQVDINK; this is translated from the coding sequence ATGCTTGCCAGAAATCAAAGGCTGAGGGACTCTGGATCCATTCAGAGAACCCTGAGAAAGAGTAAGAAAGTAGATATAGTCTGGGCAAATATTTATATTAGCAAGACTAAGATTCGAAATACGAGGGGGGCAGTAATAGTCAGTAAAAAGGTTAGTAAAAAAGCAATAATTCGCAATAGAATCAGAAGAAAAATCTATGAACAAATCCGGCAAACTATTAGAGAGCAACCACTCTCTTGTGATATAGTATTAGTTGTGAAACAAGAAATCTCCCAGCTTGACTCAAAGATTATTGGGCGAGATCTCATTGGCGGGTTAGGTAAGGGTCTTGATTTTAATGTAGACGGGGGGCAGGTTGATATCAATAAGTAG
- the yidD gene encoding membrane protein insertion efficiency factor YidD yields MIGLIKAYQATLSPDHGLMRFKYPLGFCQSPETCSEYGLRQYSELGFFQATVNTGKRIIGCSQFKGRK; encoded by the coding sequence ATGATTGGATTGATTAAGGCTTATCAGGCTACTTTGTCTCCAGACCATGGCCTGATGAGATTTAAGTATCCTTTGGGTTTTTGTCAAAGTCCTGAAACCTGTAGCGAGTATGGTCTAAGGCAATACTCAGAGCTAGGATTTTTTCAAGCAACTGTTAATACGGGTAAGAGAATTATTGGGTGTAGTCAGTTTAAAGGAAGGAAATAA
- a CDS encoding membrane protein insertase YidC — translation MEKLFNFLIVPMLNLLMLIYAILPGNDFGVAVIIVTILIRLVLWPVNSKQLHSQKKLRELQPEIRKIKQKSKGDRQKEQAMLAQLYKDQEVNPAGSCLMAIVQLPFMASLYFVFQRSSKEFGEIFGSLYGLLQNNQFILDLKNNPALYDPSLLGFIHLTKPSIALAVLAGLGQFIQTRMLQTNQASTKSESKKKQPSPQEDMMRGMTYAFPLFTIFIGSRLPAALSLYWLVSTIVSIIQQYLVLNKEVRKMEGEGNE, via the coding sequence ATGGAGAAGCTTTTTAATTTTTTAATTGTTCCGATGCTCAATCTGCTGATGCTAATATATGCAATCTTGCCCGGCAATGATTTTGGTGTAGCGGTCATAATAGTCACAATTCTTATTAGGTTGGTACTTTGGCCAGTTAATAGTAAGCAACTACACTCCCAAAAGAAGCTTAGAGAGTTACAGCCTGAGATTCGGAAGATTAAGCAAAAAAGCAAGGGAGACCGCCAAAAAGAGCAGGCTATGTTGGCTCAGCTTTATAAAGATCAAGAGGTTAATCCAGCAGGGTCTTGCTTGATGGCAATAGTCCAATTACCATTTATGGCTTCGTTGTACTTTGTCTTCCAAAGAAGCTCCAAGGAGTTTGGTGAGATATTCGGTAGTCTTTATGGATTACTACAAAACAATCAATTTATATTGGATCTAAAGAACAATCCTGCTTTGTACGACCCTAGCCTGCTTGGTTTTATTCATCTGACAAAACCAAGCATCGCTCTAGCTGTTTTGGCAGGATTAGGACAGTTCATCCAGACTAGGATGCTGCAGACAAATCAGGCGAGTACTAAATCTGAGAGTAAGAAGAAACAGCCTAGCCCCCAAGAAGATATGATGCGCGGGATGACCTATGCTTTTCCGCTCTTTACGATCTTTATTGGTAGTAGATTACCAGCAGCACTCTCACTTTACTGGCTAGTATCTACTATTGTTAGTATTATTCAGCAATACTTAGTTTTAAATAAAGAAGTAAGGAAGATGGAAGGGGAGGGTAATGAATAA
- the recF gene encoding DNA replication and repair protein RecF (All proteins in this family for which functions are known are DNA-binding proteins that assist the filamentation of RecA onto DNA for the initiation of recombination or recombinational repair.), with the protein MLIHGLRLDNFRSYQSLSFEFTAPVTVIIGQNGKGKTNLIEAIYLTSLSKSWRTKDQNLVGQHGEGYQVQAIWDKDDITVSYQPKTRKVITRSGVEIKPGQLVGLNPLILFEPNNLNFFLLGPSYRRNYLDQILCQLDSYYLSSLNKYTKVVRQRNNALRKQLSQDLLFAYNLQLVEYGWFIHQQRAKLVDYYNQELTIWYQKISGQKEILTIEYYSNIGLDPDQYLTRLGSSLSKDLTRQSTSVGVHHDDLVVRINEQEVGDYASRGESRTVILAMKQAELVHIEQSLNKSALFLLDDVISELDYLRRRQLLSILDRQQSIITTTEAVSGLTDQSTVLSL; encoded by the coding sequence ATGTTGATTCATGGGTTAAGACTTGATAATTTTCGGAGCTATCAATCATTGAGCTTTGAGTTTACCGCACCAGTCACTGTAATTATTGGTCAGAATGGTAAGGGTAAGACCAATCTAATCGAAGCGATTTATCTGACAAGCCTGAGTAAGTCTTGGCGAACAAAAGATCAAAATCTGGTCGGGCAACACGGGGAGGGCTATCAGGTTCAAGCGATTTGGGATAAGGATGATATCACGGTTAGCTATCAACCAAAGACTCGCAAAGTTATTACGAGATCTGGTGTCGAGATTAAGCCAGGGCAACTAGTTGGGCTTAATCCACTAATCTTATTTGAGCCCAACAATCTAAATTTTTTTCTTTTAGGGCCGAGTTATCGCAGGAATTATTTAGATCAAATTCTTTGTCAGCTGGACAGTTACTACCTAAGCAGCCTTAATAAATATACAAAAGTTGTCCGACAACGTAATAATGCCCTGAGAAAACAACTCAGCCAAGATTTGCTATTTGCCTACAACTTACAATTGGTTGAGTACGGTTGGTTTATTCATCAACAAAGAGCTAAGTTGGTAGACTATTATAATCAAGAATTAACAATTTGGTATCAAAAGATAAGCGGACAAAAAGAGATACTAACTATTGAGTATTATAGTAATATTGGACTTGATCCAGATCAATACCTGACAAGGCTAGGTAGTAGCTTATCAAAAGATTTAACCAGACAATCTACATCGGTTGGGGTACATCACGATGATCTTGTGGTTAGAATTAATGAGCAAGAAGTGGGAGACTATGCCAGTAGGGGAGAAAGCAGAACGGTGATACTTGCTATGAAGCAAGCAGAATTAGTCCATATAGAGCAATCTTTGAATAAGAGCGCTCTATTCTTGCTGGACGATGTGATTAGTGAGCTGGACTACCTTAGAAGGAGACAGTTACTTTCTATCTTAGATCGACAACAATCGATTATTACCACCACAGAAGCAGTTTCAGGGTTAACAGATCAGTCTACCGTTCTTAGTCTTTAG
- a CDS encoding efflux RND transporter permease subunit, which produces MVNWGKLVIRPGINAIRQHKLTIVIWASILILGLFTYVRVLLKEGFPSFEVPIIVIDANYLVNDQIRVDQEVGLPVANKILQDIEGSVDFQITSYQNGFNLVVRFGDNVDLGQKRTEIDQVLEQYRLEYQGFIANTSTVDATKFLNKYDLLLSFAPAPMTDQGLMTDFVSKLADNSDLVDLEVVPLYQQTTDPSTGQNKQVQIGIGRVGYRDNGQLIFRPAINIGLVKASQMGVIEFSDSIKKTVDQIMEGQEYQDSRLIYSGDFAKSLADQLGSLEENILEGILIVVLVTGLIISFRAAIVTALFMLTVLAIVFISMEIFGKSLNTVSLFALILTLGLFVDDATVMVESIEADNQTGKDRLLVVRSGVGRVAKATIAGTLTTILVFLPLIFIKGVLGQFIKILPETVVIALLASLITSVVLVPFLSYQIVLPKKPKRVHSGLCKLSLGSWIRRFAQTYSRFIMQLGDSTSKKTITIASSVILGLICLIASGVFFSKLGFDIFPNPRDSEGIIIKGIPASQLSLEDLSRITEEIDHTIIDSVGDYSQEVYYLIANPQAVYLQIKLIDSKRPRASVLSERLQARLAQIQGISLEVNQEAVGPPSEEYPFEFRVYIDQDNMNSLAKDLEDYLSNIVIQSESSITPITIDQVATSGLGEVSRTKEGRYLLVGVKFNSDSVNEMITSLRQKILEHYDEEYLKKYSINQSNFDFEVGQESENAKSFESIQYGFILALILMLGLLVVMFRSVLQSILIFIAIPFGFLGVSMALYFTSNPVSFFVMVGLTGLVGIAVNNSIMITDYYNQEKALGQDIYQAAGNAINKRLRALITTSLTTILALVPLVLTDPFWEPLALTIIFGLLSSTLLVIFAFPYYLIFAESLSTRIKQPKPEVTNENKH; this is translated from the coding sequence ATGGTGAATTGGGGTAAACTAGTGATTAGACCAGGGATTAACGCAATTAGGCAACATAAGTTAACGATTGTTATCTGGGCATCAATTTTAATATTAGGGCTATTTACCTATGTAAGAGTTTTATTAAAAGAGGGGTTTCCTTCGTTTGAAGTCCCGATAATTGTTATTGATGCCAACTATCTAGTGAATGATCAGATTAGGGTTGATCAAGAGGTTGGATTACCAGTTGCCAATAAGATACTCCAAGATATTGAAGGCAGTGTTGATTTCCAGATTACCTCTTATCAAAATGGCTTTAATCTAGTGGTTAGATTTGGGGATAATGTAGATCTAGGGCAGAAGCGGACTGAGATTGATCAAGTCCTAGAACAGTATCGGCTAGAGTATCAAGGCTTTATTGCAAATACTAGCACCGTAGATGCAACTAAATTCCTGAATAAATATGACTTGTTACTTAGCTTTGCTCCAGCACCAATGACCGACCAGGGGCTAATGACGGACTTTGTAAGTAAGCTAGCAGATAACTCTGATCTGGTAGATCTTGAGGTAGTTCCACTATATCAACAGACTACCGACCCTTCTACTGGTCAGAATAAGCAGGTTCAGATAGGGATTGGACGAGTGGGATATAGAGACAATGGTCAACTAATTTTTAGACCAGCTATTAATATAGGACTTGTAAAAGCAAGTCAGATGGGCGTGATAGAGTTTTCAGACAGTATTAAGAAGACAGTCGACCAAATAATGGAGGGTCAAGAGTATCAAGATAGCAGGTTAATCTATAGTGGAGATTTTGCTAAAAGCTTAGCAGATCAGCTAGGGTCCCTGGAGGAGAATATCCTAGAAGGGATTTTGATAGTAGTACTCGTTACAGGACTAATCATTAGTTTTAGGGCGGCGATTGTCACGGCCCTATTTATGTTGACCGTATTGGCAATAGTTTTCATTTCGATGGAGATATTTGGCAAAAGTCTCAATACCGTTTCTTTGTTTGCATTAATTTTAACTCTCGGATTATTTGTTGATGATGCCACCGTAATGGTTGAGTCAATAGAGGCGGACAATCAGACCGGTAAGGATAGACTTTTGGTAGTTAGGTCTGGGGTTGGTAGAGTTGCCAAGGCGACTATTGCAGGAACACTGACAACTATTTTGGTGTTTCTCCCATTAATCTTTATTAAGGGCGTGTTGGGGCAGTTTATTAAGATTTTGCCAGAAACAGTCGTAATTGCATTATTAGCCTCACTAATCACTTCGGTAGTACTTGTACCTTTTTTGAGTTATCAAATTGTCTTGCCCAAAAAACCCAAGAGGGTTCATAGCGGGTTGTGCAAACTAAGTCTTGGTAGCTGGATTAGAAGGTTTGCTCAGACATATAGTAGATTTATCATGCAACTTGGTGATTCAACTTCAAAAAAGACTATCACGATTGCTAGCTCAGTTATCTTGGGGTTAATTTGCTTAATAGCTTCGGGGGTATTTTTTAGTAAGCTTGGGTTTGATATTTTTCCAAATCCCCGAGATAGCGAAGGGATAATTATCAAGGGAATTCCAGCAAGTCAGCTAAGCCTAGAAGATTTATCTAGGATCACAGAAGAGATCGATCATACTATCATTGATTCTGTGGGTGATTATAGTCAAGAGGTTTATTACTTGATCGCAAATCCTCAGGCAGTTTATCTGCAAATTAAATTAATAGATAGTAAGAGGCCAAGAGCATCTGTTTTGAGTGAGAGATTGCAGGCCAGACTAGCTCAAATCCAGGGAATCAGCCTAGAGGTCAATCAGGAGGCAGTAGGCCCACCTTCTGAAGAATACCCCTTTGAATTTAGGGTGTATATTGATCAGGACAATATGAACAGCTTAGCAAAAGATCTGGAAGATTATCTATCTAATATTGTGATTCAATCGGAATCGAGCATTACCCCAATAACAATTGATCAGGTAGCCACTAGTGGACTTGGTGAGGTATCTAGAACCAAGGAGGGCAGATACCTTCTGGTCGGTGTTAAGTTCAATTCTGATAGTGTTAATGAGATGATTACAAGCCTAAGACAGAAAATCCTGGAGCATTACGATGAGGAGTATCTTAAGAAATACTCAATAAATCAATCAAATTTTGATTTTGAGGTGGGTCAAGAGAGTGAAAATGCCAAGAGCTTTGAATCAATACAGTACGGATTTATCTTGGCGTTGATATTAATGTTGGGCTTATTGGTTGTAATGTTTAGATCGGTACTTCAGTCAATTCTTATCTTTATTGCTATACCCTTTGGATTCTTGGGGGTTTCGATGGCTTTGTATTTTACCAGCAATCCGGTGAGTTTTTTTGTGATGGTTGGACTAACTGGCCTAGTTGGGATTGCGGTTAATAATAGTATTATGATTACTGATTATTACAATCAAGAGAAAGCACTAGGTCAAGATATATATCAAGCAGCAGGTAATGCGATAAATAAGAGACTTAGGGCATTAATAACTACATCACTAACTACAATCTTAGCCTTGGTACCATTGGTCTTGACGGATCCATTCTGGGAACCTCTAGCATTGACAATTATTTTTGGATTATTATCTTCTACGCTTCT